The Streptomyces griseiscabiei genomic sequence AGCAGTTCCTCGGTGACCAGGGGCGCGAGATCGGCGGCGGCCGCGGCGACATCGGGGCGGAAGCGGGCGAGGGCGTGGTCGGCGGCGTCGTACGGCTTGGCGGCGGAGGCCTGGGCGCCGGGCCAGTGGTGGTGCCAGATCATGGTGGCCCCGTGGTCGATGAGCCACAGCTCGCCCTGCCGCATCAGCAGATTCGGGTTGCGCCAGGAACGGTCGACGTTGTTGATCAGCGCGTCGAACCAGACGATCCGGCCGGCCTCCTCGGGGCCCACCTCGAAGGCGAGCGGATCGAAGCCGAGGGCGCGGGTCAGGAATTCCATGCCCAGGTTGGTGCCGCCGCTGGACTTGATCAGCTCCTGCACCTGCTCGTCGGGTTCGCCGAGCCCGAGCACGGGGTCGAGGTCGACGGTGACGAGACCGGGCACCCG encodes the following:
- a CDS encoding HipA family kinase → MLRSVAATRYITPLREGGSLPGLVEADDRGTYVLKFAGAGQGRKTLVAEVVCGELARRLGLRVPGLVTVDLDPVLGLGEPDEQVQELIKSSGGTNLGMEFLTRALGFDPLAFEVGPEEAGRIVWFDALINNVDRSWRNPNLLMRQGELWLIDHGATMIWHHHWPGAQASAAKPYDAADHALARFRPDVAAAAADLAPLVTEELLAEVTAGIPDVWLTDEPGFETPDALRRAYAEPLLARAAGIHARIEGIDGIEHIGGIG